TATGGGGCCTCTCGGTACTTGATAACGTCCTTGCTCAACATAACTCAAATGACGGTGCCTCCACATTGTTGTCTACGTAATTATACCTATCCAAACCATATTCATTATAATATGATCGTCCTTTTAGCACAAATGAACAACCTCACTTTTTTCTTTATTATCCGAGGATTTTGCAAAATCATGATCCAAGAAAAATGGGCTATTTTTACAAAAAGAGGCACACCTGTAATATTTAATAGTCATGAATAGCACAAACGTCCTACTTATCCCTCATCCTTTGCTGGCTTCATACCTTGTGAGACCTCTACCATGCTCGCTTGCTTCCACTTCCCGGAAGCATAATAGAACACGACGGCCACCGCAGAGATAACAAAACCAACAGGAAAGCTCCACCATACAGCATCTAGACCATACTCATCGACAAACGCATAGGCCAAAGGTATACGGATGCCCCATAATGAAATAATGGTAATTAAAAGCGGTATCATTACGGAGCCCGTAGATCGAACAACGCCTGTAATGACATTGGTGATGCCAAATATAACAAAGGACCACAAGGTAATCAGATTAATCCGCATCCCCAATTCCAATGCACCACCTGTAGAAGGAAGGAACATTAGCAGGGCCTGACGGTTAAACACGTAAATGAGTACCACAGCTCCGCCAGTCAACACAAAATTGTACACAATCCCAATCCAGGTTGTCCTGCGCACTCGATCCCAACGTCCGGCTCCGATATTTTGGGCAGCAAAGGAAGACACTGCTGCACCTAGCGCCATTGCGGGCATCTGCACATAGCTGGACAAATTATTCGCTGCCGTATATGCCGCAGCTGCCACAGTCCCGTAGCCGTTAATCAAATTCATTAATGCAATTGCGCTGGTGGAGACAGCAATCATTTGCAGACCCATCGGCACTCCCTTACGGATCAGGGTCCAAATAATCTTCCAGTCGAATCTCAGCAAGTGAAGCTCTGAAGAGGTAATACGCAAAAAATATTTTACACGATAAAGATAAATGAGAATCAGCACAAAACTGATCCCTTGAGCGATCAGGGTAGCCACTGCGGAACCTCCTATGCCCATTGCGGGTATCGGCCCCCATCCGAATATGAACAGCGGGTTAAGCAGTACATCCAGCACGACGGAGATGAGCAGAAAATAAAACGGTGTTTTGGAATCCCCTGCCCCTCTCATGACGGTCATAATGTAGTTATAGCCGTACAAAAAGGGCATGCCCGCGAAAATAATACGCGTATACGTGATCGCCATGTCCACCGATTCGGCAGGTGTATTAAGCACATGGAGAATCCACGGAACACCCAAAAAACCGATAATGCCTATAGCCAAAGCAAGCACTAGAAAAAAAACGGCGCTTGTGCCTACGACACGCTTGGTTTCAGCAATGTCTCCTGCTCCGATATGTTGTCCGATCAATATGGTGGCGGCCATCGTGACGCCAAAGATCGAACTGATCAGAAAAAACATAATAATATTTCCGTTGGAAGCGGCAGTCAATGCGGCCTCGCCGAGAAACTTCCCTACCCAGATCGAATTGATGGTTCCATTCAAGGATTGCAGAATGTTTCCGAACAGCATCGGCAAAGAGAACATAAAC
This DNA window, taken from Paenibacillus kribbensis, encodes the following:
- a CDS encoding MATE family efflux transporter, whose amino-acid sequence is MSTAEASPQPSLIEGPIAKTLFMFSLPMLFGNILQSLNGTINSIWVGKFLGEAALTAASNGNIIMFFLISSIFGVTMAATILIGQHIGAGDIAETKRVVGTSAVFFLVLALAIGIIGFLGVPWILHVLNTPAESVDMAITYTRIIFAGMPFLYGYNYIMTVMRGAGDSKTPFYFLLISVVLDVLLNPLFIFGWGPIPAMGIGGSAVATLIAQGISFVLILIYLYRVKYFLRITSSELHLLRFDWKIIWTLIRKGVPMGLQMIAVSTSAIALMNLINGYGTVAAAAYTAANNLSSYVQMPAMALGAAVSSFAAQNIGAGRWDRVRRTTWIGIVYNFVLTGGAVVLIYVFNRQALLMFLPSTGGALELGMRINLITLWSFVIFGITNVITGVVRSTGSVMIPLLITIISLWGIRIPLAYAFVDEYGLDAVWWSFPVGFVISAVAVVFYYASGKWKQASMVEVSQGMKPAKDEG